The stretch of DNA GAAGGGCGGTTTGGGTCATAGTTCACTACTTTCCAGGCGGTGGCCTGACAGGTTGTCGTCGATCAGGGAAGATTCCCGTTCAGGAGTAGACCAGTCCGGCTTCCGCCAAGTCCTCGCGGATGATTTCGATCTCGGCTTCGCCCGGCTCCACGAGGGGCAAACGGACAACCGAGTTGGGCAGGACACCCTGCCACTTAAGAACTTGCTTCGCAGCAACAGCACCCTGGATATGGGTCATCACTGCACGGACCACGGGGTCCAGTTCGAAATGTATGGTGCGGGCGGTCGCAAAATCGCCTGCAAGTGCGGCGTCGATCATCGCACGGTACTGCTTGGTAGCCACATGCGCAGAGACGCTGACGAGTCCGACGGCGCCTGCCGCCATCCAGGGCAGTGTCAGTCCGTCATCGCCGCAGTAGACATCAAGATCGGTATTGGCCAGGACACGTGTCACCGCGGCAAAGTCCGCCTTCGCGTCCTTGAGGGCAACGACCTTCGGGTGGTCCGCGATCCGGATCATGGTCTCGGGCAGGATCGGGACGCCGGCGCGGCCGGGGATGTCGTAAACCATCACGGGAAGGTCCGCGGCGTCGGCGACGGCTTCGATATGTGCCTGGATGCCGGCCTGGCTCGGCTTGTTGTAGTACGGCGTGACGAGCAGCTGGCCGTGTGCTCCGGCTTTCGCGGCGCGCTTGGCCATCTCGATCGAGTGCGAGGTGTGGTTGGTGCCGGTTCCGGCGATCACCTTGGCGCGCTCACCCACGGCTTCGACGATGACGCGGAAAAGCTTTTCCTTTTCGTCATCTTCCAGGGTGGATGTTTCCCCGGTGGTGCCGGAGATCACGAGGGCATCATTGCCGTCTTCCACGAGCTTGTTGGCCAGCTCTGCCGACTGCCGATAATCGACCTCACCGTCGGAGGTGAAAGGCGTGACCATCGCGGTCACAAGGGTTCCGAACGTGTAAGAGCGAATGTCAGAGTCAGCCATGGTAAAAACGTTACCCTGTCCCCTGCGTGTTAAGACAATGGCGGCGGCGTGATGAAGATCAAATCCCGCCGGGTCCACGCCCGGAGGATAAGGGCAGCGGGGGCGCGGCGAGCAGCCCCGGCCTCCGGCGCCTCACTCCCGGCACTCCACCGACACCTCACCTTCCGCACCTCAGGTTCCCCGCGTCATCCTCCGCCTCACCCCGCGGGCCGGGTCCGGAAGGACTGCAATGGGGCGTCCGGCCGCGCCGGCTCCGCCCCGGCGGAGCAGTAACGTCCGACGGCGGTCTCACGCAGGTGCTCCGCCCAGGTGGCGAGCCGTTGGGCGGCGCGCACATAGTGGAAGAGCTCGGCGGGCGTGAGGGCCTCGAGGTCCGTTTCGGCCAGCCGTCGGGCGAGTTCCGCCCCGGGCGCCTGGGCGGAGAGGGC from Arthrobacter sp. B3I9 encodes:
- the dapA gene encoding 4-hydroxy-tetrahydrodipicolinate synthase — encoded protein: MADSDIRSYTFGTLVTAMVTPFTSDGEVDYRQSAELANKLVEDGNDALVISGTTGETSTLEDDEKEKLFRVIVEAVGERAKVIAGTGTNHTSHSIEMAKRAAKAGAHGQLLVTPYYNKPSQAGIQAHIEAVADAADLPVMVYDIPGRAGVPILPETMIRIADHPKVVALKDAKADFAAVTRVLANTDLDVYCGDDGLTLPWMAAGAVGLVSVSAHVATKQYRAMIDAALAGDFATARTIHFELDPVVRAVMTHIQGAVAAKQVLKWQGVLPNSVVRLPLVEPGEAEIEIIREDLAEAGLVYS